A region of Candidatus Cloacimonadota bacterium DNA encodes the following proteins:
- a CDS encoding acyl-CoA dehydratase activase gives MITLGLDIGSRNTKLVIYNSDDRSILFAKWISTEVNPLASVEALLAQALAQTGSETPGTAACTGYGRKLWKHGRVLSEISCHAAGVRHFHPEARTIIDIGGQDAKIITLAADGKVRDFVMNDKCAAGTGRFLEMTALRLDCTLDQLSQLASLSTAALNISSTCVVFAESEIVGMIAENAAPADIARAVHNSIASRVLTQISALAFEPPVVFTGGVALNNDLVACLARQLQLPVGVPPSPEITGALGAAILAAT, from the coding sequence ATGATCACCCTCGGACTCGACATCGGCTCCCGCAACACCAAGCTGGTCATCTACAACTCTGATGACCGCTCCATCCTTTTTGCCAAGTGGATTTCAACCGAAGTGAACCCCCTCGCGTCCGTGGAGGCCCTTTTGGCCCAAGCGCTCGCCCAAACAGGCTCCGAGACTCCCGGTACGGCAGCCTGCACAGGATACGGCCGAAAACTCTGGAAACACGGCAGGGTGCTTTCGGAGATCTCCTGCCATGCCGCCGGGGTGCGCCATTTCCATCCCGAGGCCAGGACCATCATCGATATCGGCGGCCAGGACGCCAAGATCATCACCCTCGCTGCCGACGGCAAGGTCCGCGATTTTGTGATGAACGACAAATGCGCTGCCGGCACCGGACGCTTTCTGGAAATGACGGCGCTGCGCCTGGATTGCACTCTGGACCAGCTTTCCCAGCTGGCTTCGCTTTCCACGGCCGCCCTGAATATCTCCTCCACCTGCGTGGTCTTCGCCGAATCCGAGATCGTGGGCATGATCGCCGAAAACGCCGCTCCGGCCGATATCGCCCGTGCCGTCCACAACTCCATCGCCAGCCGCGTTCTCACCCAGATCAGCGCCCTGGCTTTCGAACCCCCGGTGGTCTTCACCGGCGGAGTAGCCCTCAACAACGACCTGGTGGCTTGTCTGGCCAGGCAACTGCAACTCCCCGTTGGCGTTCCTCCCTCTCCGGAGATCACCGGCGCTCTCGGCGCAGCCATTCTCGCGGCAACATGA